A part of Carettochelys insculpta isolate YL-2023 chromosome 1, ASM3395843v1, whole genome shotgun sequence genomic DNA contains:
- the HSPH1 gene encoding heat shock protein 105 kDa, whose product MSVVGFDLGLQSCYIAVARAGGIETVANEFSDRCTPSVVSFGSKNRAIGVAAKNQQITHASNTVSNFKRFHGRAFNDPFIQKEKEGLSYALVPMKNGGVGVKVMYMAEEHLFSVEQITAMLLTKLKETAETNLKKPVTDCVISVPSFFTDAERRSVLDAAQIVGLNCLRLMNDMTAVALNYGIYKQDLPVPEEKPRIVVFVDMGHSAFQVSACAFNKSKLKVLGTAFDPFLGGRNFDEKLVDHFCEEIKTKYKLDPKSKIRALLRLYQECEKLKKLMSSNSTDIPLNIECFMNDRDVAGKMNRSQFEELCADLLQRIVVPLHSLMEQTQLKVEDVYAVEIVGGATRIPAVKEKIARFFGKDVSTTLNADEAVARGCALQCAILSPAFKVREFSVTDAVPFPISLMWNTEADDTEGVHEVFSRNHAAPFSKVLTFYRKGPFELEAFYSDPNGVPYPETKIGRYVVQNVAAQKDGERSKVKVKVRINTHGIFSVSTASMVEQVKAEENEDLNVEGEVETVNQGPLENLYDKNIQQDNSEAGTQSQVQTDGQPTPQSPLSPEPPSEENKIPDAKKANEKKSDQPPEAKKPKIKVKNIELPIEANLVWQLGKDLLNMYIKTEGKMIMQDKLEKERNDAKNAVEEYVYDFRDKLSGPYEKFVCEEDLQKFSAFLTETEDWLYEDGEDQVKQVYVDKLDDLKKFGTPIEMRYQEAEERPRALEELGHKLQHYAKIVGEYRDKDEKYSHIDETEMTKVEKGVKEVMEWMSNIINAQAKISPDWEPVIRASEIKAKLKELHNVCEPIVMQPKPNVDSPKEENPLNGPSFHTNEGMEEDDNGEIPQQNGDCHPNNKNMSMDLD is encoded by the exons ATGTCCGTGGTGGGGTTCGACCTGGGCTTGCAGAGCTGCTACATCGCGGTGGCCCGGGCTGGGGGCATCGAGACCGTCGCCAACGAGTTCAGCGACAGATGCACCCC atcAGTTGTATCCTTTGGATCCAAAAACAGAGCTATTGGTGTTGCAGCCAAAAACCAG CAAATTACTCATGCTAGCAACACAGTATCTAATTTCAAGAGATTCCATGGCCGTGCGTTTAATGATCCTTTTATCCAGAAGGAGAAAGAAGGCTTAAGTTATGCTTTGGTTCCAATGAAAAATGGAGGAGTTGGAGTAAAG GTGATGTATATGGCTGAGGAACATCTCTTTAGCGTGGAACAAATAACAGCTATGCTGCTGACTAAGCTGAAGGAGACTGCTGAAACTAACCTAAAGAAACCAGTGACAGACTGTGTTATTTCT GTTCCATCCTTTTTCACGGATGCAGAAAGGAGGTCTGTCCTAGATGCTGCTCAGATTGTTGGCCTAAATTGTCTGAGACTGATGAATGATATGACAGCAG TGGCTCTTAACTATGGAATTTATAAGCAAGATCTTCCAGTGCCAGAAGAGAAGCCACGGATAGTGGTGTTTGTTGACATGGGTCATTCTGCATTTCAAGTGTCAGCCTGTGCTTTTAACAAGAGTAAATTAAAG GTGCTTGGCACAGCATTTGATCCCTTCCTAGGGGGCAGAAACTTTGATGAAAAGTTAGTGGATCACTTCTGTGAGGAAATAAAAACCAAGTATAAACTGGATCCAAAATCAAAAATTCGAGCTCTTCTTCGGCTCTACCAGGAGTGTGAGAAACTGAAGAAGCTAATGAGTTCTAACAGCACGGACATCCCACTTAACATTGAGTGCTTTATGAATGATCGAGATGTGGCTGGAAAGATGAACAG ATCCCAGTTTGAAGAATTATGTGCTGATTTGCTACAGAGGATAGTGGTGCCCCTCCATTCATTAATGGAACAAACTCAGCTGAAAGTGGAAGATGTATATGCTGTTGAGATTGTCGGTGGAGCCACACGCATTCCAGCTGTTAAAGAGAAGATTGCCAGGTTCTTTGGGAAAGATGTCAGCACTACACTGAATGcagatgaagctgttgcaagaggCTGTGCTTTACAG TGTGCAATTCTTTCTCCAGCATTTAAAGTGAGAGAATTCTCTGTCACAGATGCAGTTCCGTTTCCAATATCTCTGATGTGGAACACAGAAGCAGATGACACTGAAGG GGTTCATGAAGTGTTCAGCAGAAATCATGCAGCACCTTTCTCCAAAGTTCTTACCTTCTACAGGAAAGGTCCATTTGAGCTGGAAGCTTTCTATTCTGATCCTAATGGTGTCCCATATCCCGAGACAAAGAttg GCAGATAtgttgttcaaaatgtggcagcTCAGAAAGATGGCGAGAGGTCTAAAGTCAAAGTTAAAGTCCGCATCAATACTCACGGCATTTTCAGTGTGTCTACTGCTTCAATGGTAGAACAGGTTAAAGCAGAAGAGAATGAGGATCTTAATGTGGAGGGTGAAGTGGAGACTGTGAATCAGGGGCCTCTTGAGAATTTATATGAT aaaaatatCCAGCAAGACAACAGTGAAGCTGGAACACAGTCCCAGGTACAAACTGATGGTCAGCCAACTCCACAGTCTCCCCTTTCACCAGAACCTCCctctgaagaaaacaaaataccAGATGCCAAGAAA GCAAATGAGAAGAAAAGTGATCAACCTCCAGAAGCTAAGAAACCCAAGATAAAGGTGAAGAACATAGAGCTGCCAATTGAAGCTAATCTGGTCTGGCAGTTAGGGAAGGACCTGCTCAACATGTATATCAAAACAGAG GGCAAGATGATCATGCAAGACAAACTAGAGAAGGAAAGAAATGATGCAAAAAACGCTGTGGAAGAATACGTGTACGATTTCAGGGACAAGTTATCAGGACCATATGAAAAATTTGTTTGTGAAGAG GATCTTCAGAAATTCTCAGCATTCCTCACAGAGACAGAAGATTGGTTGTATGAGGATGGAGAGGACCAGGTTAAACAGGTGTACGTAGATAAACTGGATGATTTAAAA AAATTCGGTACTCCAATTGAAATGCGGTACCAAGAGGCTGAGGAGCGACCTCGTGCGTTGGAAGAACTAGGACACAAGCTTCAACACTATGCCAAAATAGTAGGCGAATACAGGGACAAA GATGAGAAATACAGTCACATTGATGAAACTGAAATGACAAAAGTGGAGAAAGGTGTCAAGGAAGTGATGGAATGGATGAGTAACATTATCAATGCCCAGGCTAAAATAAGCCCTGATTGGGAGCCAGTTATACGTGCAAGTGAAATCAAAGCAAAGCTAAAG GAATTACACAACGTGTGTGAGCCTATAGTGATGCAACCAAAACCAAATGTTGATTCTCCAAAAGAGGAAAATCCACTGAATGGACCCAGCTTTCATACAAATGAAGGGATGGAAGAAGATGATAATGGTGAAATCCCCCAGCAAAATGGTGATTGTCATCCAAACAATAAAAACATGAGCATGGACTTGGACTAA